One Alternaria dauci strain A2016 chromosome 6, whole genome shotgun sequence DNA window includes the following coding sequences:
- a CDS encoding DNA-directed RNA polymerase II subunit RPB2 — protein sequence MADQYEYDPMEDEYEDEENRVLPEDCWAVISSFFDTKGLVSQQLDSYDEFTRNTIQDIVKENGSVILEQNTPYNPDEEENPIIKRRYEIKFGRVYLARPTHTEGDGTTVQLYPHEARLRNLTYSGAMLADIENRIMVAREGREPEEGDDEEMEGGYTGGPSQIRWEREDMPMDDGAAARVFIGKLPVMLRSELCHLRAQSDADLFALNECPYDQGGYFVINGSEKVLIAQERSAANIVQVFRKKQGPIPWIAEIRSAVEKGTRLISSFNIKWAENSLAGPGKRIPGPFAYATLPYIKADVPMAIVFRALGIVSDEEILSHIVYDRTDTQMLELLKPSIEEGSVVQDRETALDFIAKRGANSGTKDRRLKFARDIMQREFLPHISQKEGQDTRKAYFFGYMIHRLLQCVLGRRDEDDRDHFGKKRLDLAGPLVANLFRILFLKLTKDVYKYLQRCVENNQDFNVQMAVKASIITNGLKYSLATGNWGDQKKAASAKAGVSQVLNRYTYASTLSHLRRTNTPVGRDGKLAKPRQLHNSHWGLVCPAETPEGQACGLVKNLSLMCYVSVGSDASPIIDFMTQRNMQLLEEYDQNQNPDATKVFVNGVWVGVHSNAQQLVTVVQELRRNGTLSYEMSLIRDIRDREFKIFTDAGRVMRPLFVVENDIRKPNRNHLIFTKEISNKLKQEQQETSTRQGWSQDEIDSATYGWRGLIQDGVVEYLDAEEEETAMITFSPEDLEEWREMKMGLPAAERSTEGEHRLRRLKPLPDPRIHAYTHCEIHPAMILGICASIIPFPDHNQSPRNTYQSAMGKQAMGVALTNFALRMETMMNVLYYPQKPLATTRSMEYLKFRELPAGQNAIVAIATYGGYNQEDSVIMNQSSIDRGLFRSLFYRAYTEQEKRIGVNVLEQFEKPTRADTLRLKGGTYDKLDDDGVVAPGVRVSGDDIIIGKTAPIATDAQELGQKTTLHTKRDVSTPLRSTENGIVDQVLFTTNTEGLRFVKVRTRTTKVPQIGDKFASRHGQKGTIGITYRQEDMPFSREGLTPDLIINPHAIPSRMTIAHLIECLLSKVGAITGQEGDATPFTDITVDQVSGLLEDAGYQKRGFEIMYNGHTGKKMRTQIFLGPTYYQRLRHMVDDKIHARARGPLQILTRQPVEGRARDGGLRFGEMERDCMIAHGAAAFLKERLFTVSDAYTVHVCDICGLMSPIAQLKKGLYECRPCHNKTRISQIHIPYAAKLLFQELLAMNIATRMFTDRSGLSVRD from the exons ATGGCGGACCAGTACGAATACGACCCCATGGAAGACGAATACGAGGATGAGGAAAACCGCGTCTTGCCCGAAGACTGCTGGGCGGTCATCAGCTCCTTCTTCGACACAAAGGGTCTGGTGTCGCAGCAGCTCGACTCGTACGACGAGTTCACGCGCAACACAATCCAGGATATCGTAAAGGAAAACGGTAGCGTCATCCTCGAGCAGAACACGCCCTACAACCCCGACGAGGAGGAGAATCCGATTATCAAGCGCCGCTATGAAATCAAATTCGGGCGCGTCTACCTTGCGCGGCCAACACACACCGAAGGCGACGGCACCACGGTGCAGCTGTATCCCCACGAGGCGCGTCTACGAAATCTTACCTACTCGGGTGCCATGTTGGCGGACATTGAGAACCGAATCATGGTCGCCCGCGAAGGCCGTGAGCCAGAGGagggcgacgacgaggagatgGAGGGAGGCTACACAGGCGGGCCATCGCAGATTCGGTGGGAGCGCGAGGACATGCCCATGGATGATGGCGCGGCGGCGAGGGTCTTCATCGGAAAGCTGCCCGTCATGTTGCGGTCAGAGCTCTGCCACTTGCGAGCCCAGTCCGACGCAGACCTGTTCGCTCTGAACGAGTGTCCTTACGACCAGGGTGGATACTTTGTCATCAACGGCAGTGAAAAGGTGCTTATTGCCCAGGAGCGCAGTGCCGCCAACATTGTTCAGGTCTTCCGTAAGAAGCAGGGCCCCATTCCATGGATAGCCGAAATTCGAAGTGCTGTCGAAAAGGGCACCCGGTTGATCTCCTCCTTCAACATCAAGTGGGCAGAAAACTCGCTCGCTGGTCCCGGCAAGCGTATCCCCGGTCCCTTCGCATACGCTACCCTCCCATACATCAAGGCGGATGTGCCCATGGCCATTGTCTTCCGCGCGCTTGGTATCGTTTCCGACGAGGAAATTCTGAGCCACATCGTTTACGACCGCACCGACACACAAATGCTGGAGCTGTTGAAGCCCAGTATCGAGGAGGGTTCGGTTGTCCAAGACCGCGAGACTGCTCTCGACTTCATCGCTAAGCGTGGTGCCAACTCTGGTACAAAGGACAGACGTCTCAAGTTCGCAAGGGACATTATGCAGCGAGAGTTCTTGCCGCACATCTCCCAGAAGGAGGGCCAGGACACACGCAAGGCCTACTTCTTCGGTTACATGATCCACCGCCTCTTGCAGTGTGTGCTGGGTCGCCGCGACGAGGACGATCGTGATCACTTCGGAAAGAAGCGTTTGGATTTGGCTGGACCCTTGGTTGCCAACTTGTTCCGTATCCTCTTCCTGAAGCTCACCAAGGACGTATACAAGTACCTCCAGCGATGTGTGGAGAACAACCAGGATTTCAACGTTCAGATGGCTGTCAAGGCCAGCATCATCACAAACGGCCTGAAATACTCTCTGGCAACAGGAAACTGGGGTGACCAGAAGAAGGCCGCTTCCGCGAAAGCCGGTGTCTCCCAGGTGTTGAACCGATACACTTATGCCTCCACACTGTCCCATTTGCGTCGAACAAACACCCCCGTCGGTCGTGATGGAAAGCTGGCCAAGCCGCGACAACTTCACAACTCTCATTGGGGTCTCGTCTGCCCTGCCGAGACTCCTGAAGGACAGGCTTGTGGTCTCGTCAAGAATTTGTCTTTGATGTGCTACGTTAGTGTCGGTAGTGACGCTTCTCCCATCATCGACTTCATGACACAGCGAAACATGCAACTTCTGGAAGAGTACGACCAGAACCAGAACCCCGATGCCACCAAAGTCTTCGTCAACGGTGTCTGGGTTGGTGTCCATTCCAACGCTCAACAACTTGTCACCGTTGTGCAGGAGCTGCGACGTAACGGAACTCTATCCTACGAGATGAGTCTGATTCGTGACATTCGTGACCGAGAGTTCAAGATCTTTACAGATGCTGGCCGTGTCATGAGGCCACTGTTCGTTGTTGAAAACGACATCCGGAAGCCAAACCGCAACCACCTCATCTTCACCAAGGAGATCAGTAACAAGCTCAAGCAGGAACAACAAGAGACCAGCACACGACAGGGGTGGAGTCAGGATGAGATTGATTCAGCTACTTATGGCTGGAGAGGTCTTATTCAAGATGGCGTTGTGGAGTACCTAGACgccgaagaggaggagaCCGCCATGATAACGTTCTCTCCTGAGGATCTGGAGGAGTGGCGGGAGATGAAGATGGGCTTGCCTGCGGCGGAGCGATCCACTGAGGGCGAGCACCGTCTCCGACGCCTCAAGCCACTACCAGACCCCCGCATCCACGCCTACACTCATTGCGAGATTCATCCGGCCATGATTCTCGGTATCTGTGCCAGTATCATTCCCTTCCCCGATCACAACCAGTCGCCCCGTAACACCTACCAATCTGCCATGGGTAAGCAAGCCATGGGTGTCGCCCTTACCAACTTTGCGCTACGCATGGAAACCATGATGAACGTCCTGTACTACCCCCAGAAGCCACTGGCAACTACTCGGTCGATGGAGTATCTCAAGTTCCGTGAGCTACCCGCTGGTCAGAACGCCATTGTCGCCATTGCTACATACGGTGGTTACAACCAGGAAGATTCCGTCATTATGAACCAGAGCAGTATCGATCGTGGACTGTTCAGGAGTTTGTTCTACCGTGCATATACTGAGCAAGAGAAGCGTATTGGTGTCAACGTTCTCGAGCAGTTTGAGAAGCCTACCCGTGCCGACACGCTCCGCCTCAAGGGTGGAACATACGACAAGCTTGATGACGATGGTGTTGTTGCGCCTGGTGTGCGTGTTTCTGGTGATGATATCATCATTGGAAAGACGGCGCCCATTGCGACCGATGCACAGGAGCTTGGCCAGAAGACTACTCTCCATACCAAGCGTGATGTTTCAACGCCACTCCGAAGCACCGAAAACGGTATCGTCGACCAGGTACTCTTCACCACCAACACCGAAGGCCTCCGATTCGTCAAGGTTCGTACGCGAACTACCAAGGTCCCACAGATTGGTGACAAGTTTGCTTCTCGCCACGGTCAAAAGGGAACCATTGGTATCACGTACCGTCAAGAAGATATGCCTTTCTCAAGGGAGGGACTGACGCCGGATCTGATCATCAACCCCCACGCCATTCCGTCTCGTATGACAATTGCCCATTTGATCGAGTGTCTGCTCTCCAAGGTCGGTGCCATCACGGGACAGGAAGGTGACGCCACGCCTTTCACCGACATCACCGTCGACCAAGTGTCTGGTCTGCTCGAGGATGCCGGCTACCAAAAGCGTGGTTTTGAGATCATGTACAACGGCCACACTGGAAAGAAGATGCGAACGCAAATCTTCTTGGGTCCTACCTACTACCAACGTCTGAGGCATATGGTCGACGACAAGATTCACGCGCGTGCTCGTGGCCCTCTGCAGATTCTCACTCGCCAGCCTGTCGAGGGTCGTGCTAGGGACGGAGGTCTCCGTTTCGGAGAGATGGAACGTGATTGTATGATTGCTCACGGTGCGGCGGCGTTTTTGAAGGAGCGTCTCTTCACGGTATCGGATGCGTACACGGTGCACGTGTGTGATATCTGTGGTCTGATGAGTCCTATCGC ACAACTCAAGAAGGGCCTCTACGAATGCCGTCCTTGCCACAACAAAACGCGTATTTCGCAGATTCACATCCCCTACGCTGCCAAGCTCCTCTTCCAGGAACTCCTTGCTATGAACATTGCTACGCGCATGTTTACTGATCGCTCTGGATTGAGTGTGCGTGATTAG